A single window of Rhodamnia argentea isolate NSW1041297 chromosome 5, ASM2092103v1, whole genome shotgun sequence DNA harbors:
- the LOC125315124 gene encoding disease resistance protein At4g27190-like, with protein MSVDPAIPVASFAWDVLKWAVVPVKRQFGYVISSKSYAQDLRKEVGKLTYEAERIHNAVEVARNNIRTVYSLVTDWHESAEKALNEARELLEEFEKASKSCCYGTLPDPNCRYQFSRKAKDKIELLQRLARECSEFRDISSTDPAPGNVTAVSAPSAKDDGVFESRASIKCKIMAALADNRNSVVGVHGMGGTGKSTLLEEVERRIREERSFDLVAKADVSENPDIKRIQEEIAHGLGLSDIKKEKNVSLRAKLLRERLEDEERTKQENDEGKKKKKKVLIILDNLWKGLDLKSVGIPCGHDNKVIGCKLLLTSRFQFVLRREMGCDADFLLDALKEEEAKRLFERTVSDKVHHDPFKSMVDEALNKCAGLPFLIIAMANVFRDADFREWKDVLRQIEMSTNRGLSERINEMLQLSYNRFKGEDGKEVKSLLRLCVVYGVSKPSLENLVRYSVGTRLFREDSSMEEVRDRLSTLIQTLKASSFLLADEKDADVFKIHDLVRGFVASVASRDDPLLVLKNHDKSVIELPKDKLKSCTSVCFPYVDMEELPEELDCPEMRIFLLFTNNGSLKVPSSCFNSMRKLMVLHLSRVRLTRSRSPFQFLENLHTLCLNDCSLEDVAMISELKRLCVLSFANSKIQRLPKEIGQLVELRLLDLNHCSKLEMIEPGVLGSLMKLEELYMENSFDRWNAVEQTPPTNAGLIELNKLKNLYTLHVSILDPSVLPEDLNVDKLTKYQIRMGDVPRQRIRIGSSILELTLDPISDILQKGCIQTLLGKTDDLFLGGLNGIEQTICVSSQKGFPKLKHLQVKNSSSIRYVLQSPSHTDFKILESLLLDNLISLEKICNNHVSSNSFSALKVVRVENCNKMEVLFPLSLLRELPRLEEMRVVECHLMREIVEVDDCGKVELPNLRVLELRDLPNIKNFVSDGTAPSSSTLNDQIGPQIAFFNGQQVAFPSLETLSIWRMDSIETIWDNQVAAESFCKLKSLRVYGGDKLENIVPSYILGRLKSLESLEVQSCDSLEVVFKLQPLSPLDGHPIARFPKCKMLTEVICDDGGEEGLVVVFNQLKYMELDGLTGLRCFSSSKYALMFPLLEDVIVSGCPSMKFFSEGPINTPKLERVHVSTEAWFWEENLNITIQNMFKEMVCIGYQIMCN; from the exons atgtcgGTCGATCCTGCCATTCCTGTTGCATCTTTTGCATGGGATGTCTTGAAGTGGGCAGTTGTTCCTGTCAAGCGCCAATTCGGATACGTGAtctcctccaagagctacgcCCAAGATCTTCGGAAGGAAGTCGGGAAGCTGACGTACGAGGCTGAGAGGATCCACAATGCCGTCGAAGTGGCCAGAAACAATATTCGGACGGTCTACAGTCTAGTCACCGATTGGCACGAGAGTGCAGAGAAGGCCTTGAACGAGGCGAGAGAGCTGTTGGAAGAGTTCGAAAAAGCGAGTAAGAGTTGCTGCTACGGGACTCTTCCCGACCCCAAttgtcgctatcagttcagcagaAAGGCCAAGGATAAGATCGAGCTCCTTCAGCGACTCGCTCGAGAATGCAGTGAATTCAGGGACATCTCCTCCACTGATCCTGCTCCGGGGAATGTCACTGCGGTCTCCGCTCCTTCTGCCAAGGACGATGGCGTCTTCGAATCCAGAGCTTCGATCAAATGTAAAATCATGGCCGCTCTTGCTGATAACCGCAACAGTGTGGTTGGGGTTCATGGGATGGGCGGGAccggcaagtccacccttttggaagaggttgaaagaagaataagggaAGAGAGGTCGTTCGATCTGgtcgctaaggccgacgtgtcggaAAATCCAGACATCAAGAGGATTCAAGAAGAGATTGCGCACGGGTTGGGCCTTAGTgacataaagaaggaaaagaatgtCAGCTTGCGAGCGAAGCTTCTGCGCGAGAGGCTAGAAGATGAGGAGAGgacgaaacaagaaaatgatgaggggaagaagaagaagaagaaggtgctcataatactggatAACCTGTGGAAAGGGCTTGACTTGAAGTCAGTAGGCATTCCTTGCGGACACGACAACAAAGTCATAGGATGCAAGTTGCTGTTGACGTCAagatttcaatttgttttgcGAAGGGAAATGGGCTGCGACGCGGACTTCCTCCTCGATGcgctgaaggaggaagaggcaaaaagattgTTTGAGAGGACGGTGAGCGACAAAGTTCATCACGATCCGTTCAAATCCATGGTTGATGAAGCACTCAACAAAtgtgcaggtttgcctttcctaattatTGCAATGGCGAATGTCTTTAGAGACGCCGATTTTCGCGAATGGAAGGATGTTTTGAGACAAATCGAGATGTCTACAAACAGAGGACTCAGTGAGAGGATAAACGAGATGCTGCAGTTGAGCTATAATCGTTTCAAAGGGGAAGATGGCAAGGAGGTGAAGTCATTGTTACGGCTATGTGTCGTTTATGGTGTCTCTAAGCCCTCTCTTGAAAACTTGGTGAGGTATAGCGTGGGTACGAGGTTATTTCGAGAAGATAGCAGCATGGAAGAAGTGAGAGACAGGTTGAGCACACTGATCCAAACCCTGAAAGCCTCTTCCTTTTTGTTAGCAGACGAGAAAGATGCTGATGTTTTCAAGATACACGACTTGGTTCGTGGATTCGTTGCCTCGGTAGCTTCAAGAGATGACCCTCTTCTGGTgttgaaaaatcatgataagTCAGTGATAGAGTTGCCgaaggacaagctcaaaagttgCACATCTGTATGCTTTCCCTACGTCGACATGGAGGAGCTTCCTGAAGAGTTAGATTGCCCTGAAATgcggatctttttgttgttcacaAACAATGGATCTCTTAAGGTCCCAAGCTCATGTTTCAACTCTATGAGAAAACTCATGGTCTTGCATCTTTCTCGGGTGCGGCTCACTCGTTCACGTTCGCCGTTCCAGTTCTTGGAGAACTTACACACTCTGTGCCTAAATGATTGCTCGTTAGAGGATGTAGCCATGATCAGTGAGCTAAAACGGCTATGTGTTCTCAGCTTTGCGAACTCCAAAATTCAacgattgccaaaagaaattggaCAATTGGTGGAGCTGCGGTTGTTAGACTTAAACCATTGctcaaaacttgagatgattgaaccgggtgtgcttgggagcttgatgaaattggaggagttgtatATGGAGAATAGTTTTGATCGTTGGAATGCCGTGGAGCAAACTCCGCCAACTAATGCCGGGCTCATTgagttgaacaaattgaagaatCTCTATACTTTGCATGTGTCCATTCTCGATCCGAGTGTGCTCCCGGAGGATCTAAACGTTGACAAACTAACCAAGTACCAAATCCGGATGGGTGATGTGCCACGCCAGCGAATTCGCATTGGATCGAGCATATTGGAGCTTACGTTGGATCCAATAAGCGATATTCTTCAAAAAGGATGCATACAAACTTTATTAGGCAAAACTGATGATCTCTTTTTAGGCGGATTAAATGGAATTGAGCAGACTATTTGCGTGTCATCCCAAAAAGGCTTTCCGAAATTAAAGCacctacaagtcaagaatagTTCCTCCATCCGTTACGTCCTCCAATCACCATCACATACAGATTTTAAGATTTTGGAGTCGTTACTTCTCGATAACCTCATCAGCTTGGAGAAGATATGCAACAACCATGTCTCCTCCAATTCCTTCAGTGCATTAAAGGTAGTACGAGTTGAAAACTGCAACaagatggaagttttgtttcctctttcattgttGAGAGAACTTCCACGGCTTGAAGAGATGCGAGTTGTTGAGTGCCACTTAATGCGGGAGATTGTAGAAGTTGATGATTGTGGAAAAGTTGAGTTGCCAAATTTGCGGGTATTGGAATTGCGTGACttgccaaatataaaaaattttgtctCCGACGGGACGGCTCCTTCAAGTAGTACattaaatgaccaaattggccctcaaattgcattcttcaacgggcaacag GTTGCATTTcctagcttggagacattaAGCATCTGGAGAATGGATAGCATTGAGACaatatgggacaatcaagttGCTGCGGAGTCTTTCTGTAAACTAAAATCGCTCAGAGTTTATGGAGGCGATAAGCTAGAGAACATTGTTCCTTCTTACATTCTTGGACGGCTCAAGAGTTTGGAAAGTTTGGAGGTACAATCATGTGAttcgcttgaagttgttttcaaactgcAGCCATTGAGTCCTCTAGATGGACATCCCATTGCTCGTTTCCC taaatgcaaaatgttgacagaagtcatttgtgatgatggaggtgaggaggggcttgtggtggttttcaatcaattgaagtatatggagcttgatgggttgacgGGGTTGAGATGTTTCAGCTCAAGTAAATACGCATTAATGTTcccactcttggaagatgtcattgtgagtGGATGTCCCAGCATGAAGTTCTTCTCTGAGGGACCAATAAATACGCCAAAGTTGGAGAGAGTACACGTCTCAACTGAAGCATGGTTttgggaggaaaacctcaacatcaccatccaaaatatgtttaaagaaatggtatgcatcgGTTATCAAATTATGTGCAATTAG
- the LOC125315317 gene encoding uncharacterized protein LOC125315317, protein MARCLANLWWMEIKECGQMEGVIAEEEGQGSAVEKITFPILYWMNLECLPNMTSFLSGKNHRLECPKLQTLSIADCPKMRSLTRQPLMEIDHRTPSLFTSQVQFPTLRSIFLSHMENLSKIWMDSPRDTLTFEHLREVKIENCKSLENLFPRWVATSLNQFEKLRVEFCTIKEIVTSGDGTPQSATAQILFPQLISLVFHDMPQLKSFCPDLPTLNWPFLKELRVTHCDKLNMFPLVETMNKWPQRDDHQDISNQETHSSFEKVCLLRHMIYS, encoded by the exons atggctAGGTGTCTTGCGAATCTATGGTGgatggaaataaaggagtgtggtcaaatggaaggagtgatcgcagaggaagaagggcaaggAAGCGCAGTGGAGAAGATTACATTCCCGATTCTTTATTGGATGAACCTGGAATGTTTGCCCAATATGACTAGTTTTCTCTCGGGGAAGAATCATCGGCTGGAATGCCCCAAATTACAAACGTTGAGCATCGCCGACTGtcccaagatgagaagtttAACTAGGCAACCTTTGATGGAGATAGACCACCGCACTCCTTCACTTTTTACTTCGCAG gtacaatttcctaCGCTTCGGTcgatatttctctctcacatggaaaatttaagcaaaatatggatGGATAGTCCTCGAGATACTCtcacttttgaacatttacgGGAAGTGAAGATTGAGAATTGTAAGagccttgaaaatctgtttccgcgttgggtggctacaagtctaaaCCAATTTGAGAAACTTAGAGTGGAGTTTTGCACAATCAAGGAAATAGTCACGAGTGGGGATGGCACTCCACAGTCCGCTACTGCTCAAATACTTTTCCCGCAATTAATCTCTCTAGTATTCCATGATATGCCACAACTCAAGAGTTTCTGCCCTGATTTGCCTACTTTGAACTGGCCATTCTTGAAGGAATTGCGAGTGACACATTGTGACAAACTAAACATGTTTCCTTTGGTGGAAACCATGAACAAGTGGCCTCAAAGAGATGATCATCAGGACATTTCAAACCAAGAAACACactcttcatttgagaag GTTTGCCTTTTACGGCACATGATTTACAGCTGA